A genomic window from Lotus japonicus ecotype B-129 chromosome 1, LjGifu_v1.2 includes:
- the LOC130731382 gene encoding protein trichome birefringence-like 26, whose amino-acid sequence MVSGMRCDLNHSHFFLKFAVSCLFLGLAFRLLFTGSLTLLSVLLHNTPPLDQNAVAESPLFSLPSLKPHDSVDFPGNHSQTSPKDAEKCDRFVGDWVRDQSGPLYTNESCHMIEGHQNCMRNGRTDLEYLHWRWKPRGCELPKFSPQKFLAIMRHKSFAFIGDSISRNHVQSLICILSQVEAADEVYHDEEYRSKIWKFPSHNFTLSVIWSPFLLKSDIFEDMNGVSSSEINLYLDILDNNWNNQYKNFDYVVIAGGKWFLKTAIYHENNTVTGCHYCPGKNLTELGFDYAYRKAMELVFYFMATNSNHKAIVFFRTSTPDHFENGAWFSGGYCNRTVPFKEGEVEMSYVDSVMRGIEIEEFDKAERSLGSNLRLLDTTTLSLLRPDGHPGPYRELDPFAKAKLQNDCLHWCLPGPIDSWNDILMQML is encoded by the exons ATGGTGAGTGGAATGCGGTGTGATTTGAACCACAGCCATTTCTTCCTCAAGTTTGCAGTGTCATGTCTCTTTCTGGGTCTCGCTTTCCGCCTCCTCTTCACGGGCTCGTTAACCTTGTTATCTGTGCTGCTGCACAATACTCCTCCTCTTGATCAAAATGCAGTAGCAGAGTCTCCCTTGTTTTCTCTTCCCTCTCTGAAACCTCATGATTCTGTTGATTTTCCTGGAAACCACAGCCAAACCTCTCCAAAAG ATGCAGAAAAATGTGATCGTTTTGTGGGAGATTGGGTGAGGGACCAATCTGGTCCATTGTACACAAATGAGAGCTGCCATATGATTGAAGGTCATCAAAATTGCATGAGAAATGGACGCACTGATTTGGAGTACCTTCACTGGAGGTGGAAGCCAAGGGGCTGTGAATTACCCAAGTTTAGTCCTCAGAAATTTCTTGCTATTATGAGGCATAAATCATTTGCCTTCATTGGTGATTCCATCTCCAGGAACCATGTCCAATCGCTAATTTGTATTCTCTCACAG GTAGAAGCAGCTGATGAGGTGTACCATGATGAGGAATACAGATCAAAGATATGGAAGTTCCCTTCCCACAACTTCACACTCTCAGTGATATGGTCCCCTTTCCTCCTCAAATCAGATATATTTGAGGACATGAATGGAGTTTCCTCCTCAGAAATAAACCTTTATCTTGACATTCTGGACAACAATTGGAACAATCAATACAAGAATTTTGATTATGTTGTGATTGCTGGTGGAAAATGGTTCCTCAAGACAGCAATATACCATGAAAACAACACAGTAACTGGCTGCCATTACTGCCCTGGAAAGAATCTAACAGAGCTAGGATTTGACTATGCGTACCGTAAAGCAATGGAGcttgttttttatttcatgGCAACAAACTCTAACCACAAGGCAATAGTTTTTTTCAGAACCAGTACTCCAGATCACTTTGAGAATGGGGCTTGGTTCAGTGGAGGATATTGCAATAGGACAGTGCCCTTCAAAGAGGGTGAAGTAGAAATGAGTTATGTAGATTCTGTCATGAGAGGTATTGAAATTGAAGAGTTTGACAAGGCTGAAAGGTCCCTAGGTTCAAACTTGAGACTCTTGGACACAACTACACTCTCATTGTTGAGACCTGATGGGCATCCGGGGCCATATAGAGAGTTAGATCCATTTGCGAAGGCTAAATTGCAGAATGATTGTCTTCATTGGTGTTTGCCAGGACCAATTGACTCCTGGAATGACATATTAATGCAAATGCTGTGA